The Mercenaria mercenaria strain notata chromosome 10, MADL_Memer_1, whole genome shotgun sequence genome contains a region encoding:
- the LOC123561412 gene encoding uncharacterized protein LOC123561412: protein MAETKTDIESAKSLAFAHRKATANADVSYEQSQQAYNVWAGLYEQTLSSLGRTAHVRTAECAANSFPRESRDGVRILDVGAGTGMVGKELKQLEFSHVDALEPNEVMLDKARKRGIYENYYVEYLTEEPSSIPEDSYDAVTGCGIFAESAHVPFGALDEMIRVVKSGGYIILSARSAFVGGTEEGKKLETVMEKLEKNKKWKKVTEDRLSDYTKNIKESGIIWKFQVM, encoded by the exons ATGGCAGAAACCAAAACTGATATTGAATCAGCAAAGTCACTTGCCTTTGCACACAGGAAAGCCACTGCAAACGCTGACGTATCGTACGAACAGTCACAGCAAGCGTATAATGTTTGGGCCGGACTATACGAACAG ACGCTGTCGTCATTAGGTCGCACTGCCCACGTGCGAACAGCAGAGTGCGCAGCAAATAGTTTCCCACGAGAATCTCGTGATGGGGTTAGAATACTTGATGTTGGAGCAGGCACTGGCATGGTCGGAAAAGAG TTAAAACAGCTGGAATTTTCTCACGTTGATGCTCTTGAACCAAATGAAGTTATGCTAGACAAAGCTAGAAAACGTGGTATTTATGAAAACTATTATGTTGAGTACCTGACAGAAGAACCATCCTCTATTCCGGAAG ATTCGTATGATGCAGTAACTGGATGCGGAATCTTTGCAGAATCTGCACACGTTCCTTTCGGAGCATTAGATGAAATGATTCGTGTTGTTAAGTCAG GTGGTTATATAATTTTGAGTGCTCGATCCGCTTTTGTGGGTGGGACTGAAGAGGGCAAAAAGCTGGAGACTGTTATGGAGAAGTtggaaaagaacaaaaaatggAAGAAAGTAACCGAAGACAGATTATCCGACTATACTAAGAATATAAAAGAGAGTGGAATAATTTGGAAATTCCAAGTAATGTAA